A region from the uncultured Bacteroides sp. genome encodes:
- a CDS encoding glycoside hydrolase family 95-like protein, translated as MKIELSIISVAFTFSLIQNIQSQTHSKEYLDRAFSAEKSLVEQAQEQNTRFTLNAEYPSSTAASSLTTRTAIWGPADNITVSMLKTDVIDRRYVDKDHYTMEEIMEGAYSDANKELNDMPMAGMTRPSFFSLDKRGGRYNHGLWSEVYPFPCQKPIGQVIIKAPEFKGAAQPKAVQALKNGEITINMTNGEKKLNIRYLLSMEKNVAAIDLDYENLNDPITFRLYHDFDQGHRRYTEADGTYKKVVVYEPADINKPLEYYDFEADKDINGKFEAPTYGTDGRFFWVEQIFPAEKTFPQGFRYVLMAMVSNADYEYTEHDLQKDLGTKPHIPRDNQGYLMVPGIRTTTHPEMVELQALNYSYVAGAPGVAVDATLRIRKKNKGKARLYIAIATLNETNNYMQCARELLLTAEKKGYRKLVAENEAWYKNLYEKRENGRILLGSTPEERALIEARNFRQLFSSWTSGHMGQCFPDPSKLEGSASYAAFDVDTQNWHSLPCYNELFTEGTYFMRNRFEPKEQWPKLVSFWHETLKERARLRFGLPGMVMPHGYLPAAAQSPWYAENGVLDFCMEVSGQVMKVIWNFWDYTGDEKFLRETCYPLLKDLAIFYEAFARRGWDGKVYNLEPTVETESYGISYRMEFTRNNTGALTMFRKILNLACEAADYLHVDTDLIPGWKEVADNLAPYPKFRIESGDVIGANEKALPRYTRGDHFMFSGFYPVLLADEITLDSPQEQKDLISRTADMLGNGGTAQVLIGNCKDWVPRSYAYGSQLITDYQTLSRQISSVPERLMNSRSGRIHLFPAVPDWTVASFRGFLTRGGFEVSAARDQKGVQAVLIKARRSIPLQLMNPWKGKQPKITDLTTGKNVNYRTDDSNGECLVINALEGHTYSFDI; from the coding sequence ATGAAAATTGAACTGTCAATAATTTCCGTGGCATTCACTTTTAGTCTTATCCAAAATATACAGTCACAGACCCATTCAAAAGAGTATTTGGATAGGGCATTCTCCGCAGAGAAATCTTTGGTGGAGCAAGCACAAGAACAAAATACTCGTTTTACATTGAATGCAGAATATCCAAGTTCGACCGCCGCCAGTTCATTAACAACTCGTACCGCCATTTGGGGACCAGCCGATAACATTACGGTGAGTATGCTAAAGACCGATGTCATCGACCGTCGCTATGTAGATAAGGACCATTATACAATGGAAGAAATCATGGAAGGAGCATACTCTGATGCCAACAAAGAGCTAAACGACATGCCAATGGCCGGTATGACCCGCCCGTCTTTTTTCTCATTGGATAAGCGTGGTGGACGTTATAATCATGGGCTTTGGAGTGAAGTCTATCCTTTCCCCTGTCAAAAGCCCATAGGACAGGTTATCATCAAAGCACCGGAATTTAAAGGTGCTGCTCAACCAAAAGCCGTACAGGCATTGAAGAATGGAGAAATTACCATTAACATGACCAATGGTGAAAAGAAGTTGAATATCAGGTATCTGCTGTCAATGGAAAAGAACGTTGCAGCTATCGATTTGGATTATGAAAATCTGAATGATCCGATTACTTTCCGTTTGTATCATGATTTTGACCAGGGGCATCGCCGCTACACGGAGGCGGACGGCACCTACAAAAAGGTAGTGGTTTATGAACCCGCTGATATCAACAAGCCACTGGAATATTATGACTTTGAAGCCGATAAAGACATTAACGGAAAATTTGAGGCTCCTACCTATGGCACAGATGGCCGCTTTTTCTGGGTGGAACAAATATTTCCGGCAGAAAAGACCTTTCCACAAGGATTCCGTTATGTCCTGATGGCTATGGTATCGAACGCGGATTATGAGTATACAGAGCATGATTTACAGAAAGATTTAGGTACAAAGCCCCATATTCCACGCGACAATCAAGGCTATTTGATGGTACCTGGTATCCGCACCACGACCCATCCGGAAATGGTGGAGCTTCAGGCACTGAACTACTCTTACGTGGCCGGTGCCCCGGGAGTGGCAGTGGATGCAACCTTAAGAATAAGAAAAAAAAACAAAGGTAAGGCCCGTCTATATATTGCCATTGCAACACTAAACGAAACCAACAATTATATGCAATGCGCCAGGGAATTGTTGCTGACAGCCGAGAAGAAAGGTTACCGGAAGTTGGTGGCTGAAAACGAAGCCTGGTATAAAAATCTATACGAGAAACGGGAAAATGGACGTATTTTACTGGGATCAACCCCAGAAGAACGTGCTTTGATTGAAGCCCGGAATTTCCGCCAACTGTTTTCCAGCTGGACATCTGGTCACATGGGACAATGCTTTCCCGACCCTAGTAAATTGGAGGGAAGTGCCAGCTATGCAGCCTTCGATGTAGACACTCAAAACTGGCATTCACTTCCATGTTATAATGAGTTATTCACAGAAGGGACTTACTTCATGCGTAATCGCTTCGAACCTAAAGAACAGTGGCCCAAACTTGTATCGTTCTGGCATGAGACATTGAAGGAAAGAGCCCGTCTGCGCTTTGGGCTTCCAGGTATGGTAATGCCCCACGGCTATCTGCCTGCCGCAGCACAGAGTCCGTGGTATGCCGAGAACGGAGTATTGGATTTCTGTATGGAAGTATCAGGTCAGGTAATGAAAGTAATATGGAACTTTTGGGACTATACCGGCGATGAGAAATTCTTACGTGAAACATGCTATCCGCTACTGAAAGACTTAGCCATATTTTACGAGGCATTTGCACGCCGTGGATGGGATGGCAAGGTGTATAATCTGGAACCGACGGTAGAAACAGAAAGCTATGGTATTTCCTATCGTATGGAATTCACCCGTAACAATACCGGCGCTTTGACCATGTTCCGCAAAATATTGAATCTGGCTTGTGAAGCCGCTGATTATTTACATGTGGATACCGATTTAATACCCGGTTGGAAAGAAGTAGCCGACAATCTGGCTCCTTATCCGAAATTCCGCATCGAATCGGGTGATGTAATCGGTGCCAATGAAAAGGCATTGCCACGCTACACTCGTGGCGACCACTTTATGTTCTCTGGTTTTTATCCGGTATTGTTGGCCGATGAAATCACGTTAGATAGTCCACAGGAACAAAAGGACTTAATTTCACGAACTGCTGACATGTTAGGTAATGGAGGCACAGCTCAAGTCCTGATCGGGAATTGTAAAGATTGGGTACCTCGTAGCTATGCTTATGGCTCACAGTTAATCACAGACTACCAAACTTTATCGCGCCAGATATCTTCGGTGCCTGAACGTTTAATGAACAGCCGCAGTGGACGCATTCATTTGTTCCCCGCAGTACCTGACTGGACAGTCGCTTCTTTCCGCGGATTCTTAACCCGTGGTGGTTTTGAGGTAAGTGCCGCCCGCGACCAAAAAGGTGTGCAGGCGGTGTTAATAAAGGCTCGCCGCAGCATACCTTTACAGTTGATGAATCCTTGGAAAGGCAAACAACCCAAAATCACCGATTTGACCACCGGCAAGAATGTGAACTACCGCACGGACGACTCAAATGGTGAATGCTTGGTAATCAATGCTCTGGAAGGGCATACTTATAGTTTTGATATTTAA
- a CDS encoding glycoside hydrolase family 3 C-terminal domain-containing protein: MRKFVLNVISLLFIVGLTACKKSYDYPFQNPDLNIKERVNDLVGRLTLEEKIGQMMNNAPAIKRLGIPAYNWWNEGLHGVARSPYRVTMFPQAIGMAASFDVNAVRQMAEYTSDEGRAIFHDATRKNTPGIFRGLTYWSPNINIFRDPRWGRGQETYGEDPFLTGQIGMAYVRGIQGDNPRYLKASACAKHFAVHSGPEWNRHTFNANISNQDLWDTYLQAFRDLVIEAKVTGVMCAYNSLFGQPCCGNDLLLMDILRNQWKFDGYVTSDCGAVEDIFKTHKSQPDAASAATDAVLHGTDCECSDNGAYQALGKAVERGLITEEQIDQSVKKLFEIRFRLGMFDPDEYVPYSNIKLDVLENPAHQAQALKLAHESIVLLKNQNKLLPLDFNKLKKIAVVGPNADEESVLLANYYGYPSKVTTVLNAIRQKAAGKAEVIYEKGANLTDNYIFTSTYDDSYFSYKGEQGFWAEYYQSMKAEGHLALSRRETRLNYQWGDGEEIAPGIIARQMAAHYTTTFTAKENDEVCFYLHADDKAQLYINGERQKKLPSVQSYYLLNAKAGRQYTLKIYYVQNADNGELKLDVGKLHKSDYKQVAQRVSDADIIVFVGGLSSHLEGEQMPLKIDGFEGGDRTSLDLPAAQKDLLKQLQATGKPVVFVLLTGSAIGLEWEAANLPAILCAWYGGQAGGQAIADVLTGDYNPAGRLPVTFYKNVSQLPDFEDYAMKGRTYRYFKDVPQYAFGYGLSYTTFQYANLKITELNSTTLKVAATVTNIGDCEGDEVVQLYLSNQGRSFVTPIRSLKGFQRISLKKGEAKTVEFVLDSKELSVVDLNGHSVPMRGKILIAMGGCQPDVKSLASQRCLQTKITRPNK; the protein is encoded by the coding sequence ATGAGGAAATTTGTATTAAATGTGATAAGCTTATTATTTATAGTTGGTTTGACTGCCTGTAAGAAATCTTACGATTATCCTTTCCAAAATCCGGACCTGAATATCAAAGAACGTGTAAACGACTTGGTAGGCCGTTTAACCTTGGAGGAAAAAATCGGTCAAATGATGAATAATGCACCGGCTATTAAACGTTTGGGTATTCCCGCCTATAATTGGTGGAACGAGGGATTACACGGTGTGGCGCGTAGTCCTTACCGGGTAACCATGTTTCCTCAAGCAATTGGTATGGCGGCAAGCTTCGATGTGAATGCCGTACGACAAATGGCGGAATACACATCGGACGAAGGACGTGCCATCTTTCATGACGCCACTCGTAAAAATACACCCGGTATTTTTCGTGGTTTGACCTATTGGAGTCCGAATATCAATATTTTCCGTGATCCCCGATGGGGACGTGGTCAGGAAACCTACGGTGAAGATCCGTTTCTGACCGGGCAGATTGGTATGGCGTATGTACGAGGTATTCAGGGTGATAATCCCCGTTACCTGAAAGCATCGGCTTGTGCCAAACATTTCGCCGTACACAGCGGACCGGAATGGAATCGGCACACGTTCAATGCCAATATCAGTAACCAGGACCTATGGGACACCTATTTACAGGCTTTCCGGGATCTGGTTATCGAAGCCAAGGTGACGGGAGTAATGTGCGCCTACAATTCACTATTTGGCCAGCCTTGCTGTGGTAATGATTTGCTGTTGATGGATATTCTGCGCAATCAATGGAAGTTTGACGGTTATGTGACCTCAGACTGTGGAGCAGTGGAAGATATTTTCAAAACTCATAAGAGTCAGCCTGATGCAGCTTCGGCCGCTACTGATGCCGTACTGCACGGCACAGATTGTGAGTGTTCTGATAATGGTGCCTACCAAGCCTTAGGAAAAGCCGTGGAGCGTGGCCTTATCACTGAAGAACAAATAGATCAGTCGGTAAAGAAACTCTTTGAAATTCGTTTCCGATTGGGTATGTTCGATCCCGATGAATATGTTCCTTATTCCAATATTAAACTTGATGTCCTGGAGAATCCTGCGCATCAGGCGCAAGCGTTGAAACTGGCACATGAATCAATAGTGTTGCTGAAGAACCAAAACAAACTGTTACCTCTTGATTTTAACAAACTGAAGAAGATTGCAGTGGTAGGTCCCAATGCCGATGAGGAATCTGTATTGCTGGCTAATTATTACGGTTATCCTTCAAAGGTAACTACCGTACTAAATGCCATCCGTCAAAAAGCAGCAGGTAAAGCCGAAGTCATCTATGAGAAAGGTGCCAATTTGACTGATAATTACATCTTCACATCCACTTACGATGACTCTTATTTCAGCTACAAAGGTGAACAAGGATTCTGGGCTGAGTATTATCAGTCCATGAAAGCAGAAGGACATCTGGCATTGAGCCGGCGCGAAACCCGTTTGAACTATCAGTGGGGAGATGGTGAAGAAATCGCCCCGGGCATCATTGCCCGTCAGATGGCTGCTCATTATACCACTACATTCACCGCAAAAGAAAACGACGAAGTATGTTTTTATCTGCATGCAGATGATAAAGCTCAACTCTACATTAACGGTGAGAGGCAAAAAAAACTCCCTTCTGTTCAATCTTATTATCTGCTAAATGCAAAAGCGGGCCGGCAATATACATTAAAGATTTATTATGTCCAAAATGCCGACAATGGTGAGTTGAAATTAGATGTGGGCAAACTTCATAAATCTGATTACAAACAAGTGGCACAACGTGTGAGTGATGCGGATATCATTGTATTTGTCGGTGGACTCTCTTCGCATCTCGAAGGAGAACAAATGCCGCTGAAGATAGATGGATTCGAAGGAGGAGACCGTACTTCCTTAGACCTCCCTGCCGCTCAGAAGGATTTACTGAAACAGTTGCAAGCCACCGGTAAACCCGTTGTTTTTGTACTGCTAACGGGTAGTGCCATTGGTTTAGAGTGGGAAGCTGCCAATTTGCCGGCTATTCTGTGTGCATGGTATGGCGGACAGGCTGGTGGTCAGGCAATAGCTGATGTGTTGACCGGTGATTATAATCCGGCCGGACGTTTACCGGTTACTTTCTACAAAAATGTTTCGCAGTTACCTGATTTCGAAGACTATGCAATGAAAGGACGCACTTATCGCTATTTTAAAGATGTTCCGCAATACGCTTTTGGTTATGGACTAAGTTACACTACTTTCCAATATGCAAATCTGAAGATTACCGAGTTAAATAGTACAACTCTGAAAGTCGCTGCTACCGTAACCAATATCGGAGATTGTGAAGGCGATGAAGTAGTACAACTCTACTTGAGCAATCAGGGACGCTCTTTCGTTACTCCTATCCGTTCTTTAAAAGGATTTCAACGCATCAGTCTGAAGAAGGGGGAAGCAAAAACCGTAGAATTTGTACTGGATTCCAAAGAATTGTCCGTCGTAGATCTCAATGGACACTCTGTTCCGATGAGAGGTAAAATACTGATTGCCATGGGTGGTTGTCAGCCGGATGTAAAGTCGCTGGCTTCTCAGCGGTGTTTACAAACCAAGATTACACGACCGAACAAATAA
- a CDS encoding glycoside hydrolase family 9 protein, with the protein MRKKHFVFVSALALLFSCNALHAQNFKLTPSGYFKNQGVDVMAFDDIYPEGHQGGICIIMNGHRIATNGDIRLEATPGQWQPVPKQLDRKLDGNSITATLCYPDSSRHLTGFNPMIYPNLNLKYTVRVEAEGKNIEVTVDLDHPIPEEFIGKVGFNLEFFPGSLFGKPWIMDHQTGIYPQQPNSPLMTTKPNYLHTGNYHNEKRPLADFDKLIGKGYSPIVADDIISKPYAIGAKFTSRPDDPYNKVTIESLNGDLQLFDGRMNHNNGWFVLRSNIKPGVTKNAVKWIITPNVVSDWMYQPVIQTSQIGYHPAQNKEAAIETDVRDTRQEMAQILRIDADKENVIKTVTPKTWGKFLRYNYLKVDFTDVKEPGLYKIKYGTSTSPIFRIDNDIYARGVWQPVLEYFLPIQMCHMRVNEKYRVWHDRCHMDDARMAPSHNHIDGYDQKEGLSKFKQGEVVLGVNVGGWHDAGDFDLRIESQAGESYILALTYEAFHPEIDVTSIDQINHITEIHQPDGKNDLLQQVENGALSVVNGYLALGRLYRGIICNDLRQYVLLGDAAAMTDGKTGNEDDRWIFTENNPGRELSTAAQLAAISRVLKGFNDTLSVHCLNIARKIYASTGDGNNKALFSKVQASVELYLTTGEQPYMNFILENQEFIIKQIRRVGWYTARVEQLFAKMKNKKAEAFSIAFREALTGYEQELHKQAQETPYGIPYHPYIWGAGWDIQHFGFEYYFLTKDYPEIFPITPLFNALNFILGCHPGSNQASFASGVGSQSATVAYGLNRADWSYIPGGVISGTALIRPDFPELLTFPFLWQQTEYVLGGGSSHYMFLVLAAQQLLQ; encoded by the coding sequence ATGAGAAAGAAACATTTCGTATTTGTATCGGCTCTGGCATTGCTATTCTCTTGCAATGCACTTCATGCCCAAAATTTCAAGCTGACACCTTCCGGCTACTTCAAAAATCAAGGAGTGGATGTAATGGCCTTCGACGACATTTACCCGGAAGGACATCAAGGGGGAATATGTATCATCATGAACGGACATCGTATAGCTACCAACGGTGATATCCGTTTGGAAGCCACCCCGGGACAATGGCAACCCGTACCGAAACAATTGGACCGGAAACTTGACGGCAACAGCATTACCGCCACGCTGTGCTATCCTGACTCCTCACGTCATCTCACCGGATTCAACCCGATGATTTATCCCAATCTCAACCTTAAATATACCGTAAGGGTGGAAGCAGAAGGAAAAAATATAGAAGTAACCGTAGACTTGGACCATCCCATACCCGAAGAATTTATCGGAAAAGTAGGTTTCAACCTCGAATTCTTCCCGGGCTCCTTGTTTGGCAAACCTTGGATTATGGACCACCAAACCGGCATCTATCCGCAACAACCCAACTCACCTCTAATGACCACCAAACCAAACTATCTACATACGGGGAATTACCACAATGAAAAACGACCGCTGGCCGATTTTGACAAGCTGATAGGAAAAGGATACAGTCCGATCGTGGCGGACGACATTATCAGCAAGCCTTATGCCATAGGAGCTAAATTCACCTCCCGTCCCGATGATCCCTACAACAAGGTAACCATCGAATCTCTGAACGGTGACTTGCAACTGTTCGATGGCAGAATGAACCACAACAACGGCTGGTTCGTACTCCGTAGCAATATCAAGCCCGGCGTTACCAAAAATGCAGTTAAATGGATTATTACCCCGAATGTCGTTTCCGACTGGATGTACCAACCGGTTATCCAAACGTCTCAAATAGGTTATCACCCGGCGCAAAACAAAGAAGCAGCGATTGAAACAGATGTACGCGACACCAGGCAAGAGATGGCACAAATTCTCCGCATCGATGCCGACAAAGAGAACGTTATCAAGACCGTAACTCCAAAGACCTGGGGAAAATTCTTGAGATACAATTACCTGAAAGTGGATTTCACGGATGTGAAAGAACCGGGACTTTATAAGATTAAATACGGTACTTCCACGTCTCCCATATTCCGCATCGACAATGATATATATGCCAGAGGCGTCTGGCAACCGGTTCTTGAATACTTTCTTCCCATACAAATGTGCCACATGCGCGTAAATGAGAAATATCGTGTATGGCATGACCGCTGCCACATGGATGATGCCCGAATGGCACCGTCCCACAATCACATTGACGGTTACGACCAAAAAGAGGGTTTATCCAAATTCAAACAGGGTGAAGTGGTTCTCGGGGTAAACGTAGGAGGCTGGCATGATGCAGGCGACTTTGACCTCCGTATCGAATCGCAAGCCGGAGAATCTTATATCCTGGCATTAACTTATGAAGCTTTCCATCCGGAAATCGACGTGACCTCCATTGACCAAATAAACCACATAACGGAAATCCACCAGCCCGACGGTAAGAATGACCTGTTACAGCAAGTAGAAAACGGTGCCCTCAGCGTCGTTAACGGCTATCTGGCATTGGGACGTCTGTACAGAGGTATTATCTGTAACGACCTCCGACAATATGTCCTTTTAGGTGATGCCGCCGCTATGACAGACGGAAAAACAGGCAATGAAGACGACCGCTGGATTTTTACGGAAAACAATCCCGGACGGGAACTGTCAACGGCTGCTCAGCTGGCTGCCATATCACGTGTATTGAAAGGTTTCAATGACACATTGAGTGTGCATTGCCTCAATATTGCCCGCAAGATATATGCTTCTACCGGAGACGGAAACAACAAAGCTTTATTCTCCAAAGTGCAAGCATCGGTAGAATTATATCTTACAACCGGTGAACAACCTTATATGAATTTCATACTGGAAAACCAGGAATTCATCATCAAGCAGATAAGACGCGTCGGTTGGTACACAGCACGCGTGGAACAATTGTTTGCAAAAATGAAGAACAAAAAGGCCGAGGCTTTCTCCATTGCTTTCCGCGAAGCTCTGACCGGATATGAACAAGAGCTTCATAAGCAAGCTCAGGAAACTCCCTACGGCATTCCCTACCACCCATATATTTGGGGAGCGGGTTGGGATATACAGCACTTTGGATTTGAATATTATTTTCTGACAAAGGATTACCCGGAAATTTTTCCGATAACTCCACTATTCAACGCGCTCAACTTTATTTTGGGATGCCATCCCGGTTCTAATCAAGCATCGTTTGCCTCGGGTGTAGGTTCACAATCAGCCACAGTCGCTTATGGATTAAACCGTGCGGATTGGTCGTACATTCCCGGTGGAGTAATCTCCGGTACAGCATTAATCCGTCCTGATTTTCCAGAATTACTTACGTTCCCGTTCTTGTGGCAACAGACTGAATATGTGTTGGGAGGAGGGTCTTCACATTATATGTTCCTAGTGCTCGCGGCGCAACAGTTGCTGCAATAA
- a CDS encoding glycosyl hydrolase 115 family protein has protein sequence MKHLSHFCLMALISCYSLSITATVAESFAFAPSENKLSVYMGKEEKNVPKSALEMFCGDYASVFGNAPVLTDVPGNADVLIATLEHADGEDWVKSLHLDTKELKGAWEAFRIQVVRQGNRNQLIILGSDERGTAYGILELSRLIGVSPWSWWADVTPAKKKQVLLPATYINEQKPSVQYRGIFINDEDWGLVPWSHNMLEPTAAKGELGPKTYERVFQLLLRLRANIIWPAMHECTKPFYTVAGNKEMADKYGIVIGTSHCEQLMRNNAGEWDKSRYGDYNYLTNKETVLAYWKERLQEVGSYQNFYTIGMRGVHDGKMEGPKTLDEQTALTATILNDQRKLLATYVSPAVTSIPQAIILYKEVLDVYNNGLKVPDDVTLVWCDDNYGYITRLSNEEEQKRKGGAGVYYHISYWGRPHDYLWLCTTPPTQIYTEMKRAWDYGSRKLWILNVGDIKPAEYETEFFMDMAWNITAVNPQKLNEHLQAWLSREFGEDLKEPLSRLKQEYYRLATIRKPEFMGWSRVEEPSVPGGKTPVRDTEFNPFMFGDEVQRRIEDYSRLSDKARALAKRVPTQRRDAYFELMEYPICASAAMNHKLLYAQKARLLARYNLPAANEYDSLSKRAYEDIVSLTYTYNQNIAKGKWKGIMDMKPRKLAVFDSCKLPRKVIVAASKSAMVWVEGDSLFSAPETVIKLPSFINGKSETTFVSFYNRGKKQINWHTEHKPDWLKVVEISMPAKLEKRILISVDWSKLKENAFAQMQLIVDGQEYKVDASAIYKAAAKKVEFNGMVAWNAADWDTSSYSPVEITNGLGYSRKSISLPKGETLTYDVEVFSTGKCCLRVGLIPNHPLNGGQLCYQVSIDGKQQQVITYNTEVRSEPWKINVLRNLSLNTSYHLLPLSGKHIISIKALDNGIILDQMMLDFQPGRSFYEIPVPDINKPL, from the coding sequence ATGAAGCACTTATCTCATTTTTGTTTGATGGCACTCATTAGCTGTTATAGTCTTTCTATAACGGCAACAGTTGCAGAGAGTTTTGCTTTTGCACCTTCAGAAAACAAGCTTTCCGTCTATATGGGCAAGGAGGAAAAGAATGTTCCCAAGTCTGCTCTTGAAATGTTTTGCGGCGATTATGCCTCTGTCTTTGGAAATGCTCCTGTGCTAACAGATGTGCCCGGAAATGCGGATGTGTTGATCGCTACTTTGGAACATGCCGACGGTGAAGATTGGGTTAAGTCATTACACTTGGATACAAAAGAGCTGAAAGGTGCGTGGGAAGCTTTTCGCATACAGGTTGTCCGGCAAGGAAATAGAAATCAATTAATCATATTGGGAAGTGATGAAAGAGGTACTGCTTATGGCATACTCGAATTATCCCGATTGATAGGTGTTTCTCCTTGGAGTTGGTGGGCGGATGTTACGCCGGCTAAAAAGAAACAGGTGCTTCTTCCGGCAACTTATATCAATGAACAGAAACCGTCTGTGCAGTATCGCGGCATCTTTATTAATGATGAAGACTGGGGCCTGGTTCCCTGGAGTCACAATATGTTGGAACCAACAGCCGCCAAAGGAGAGCTGGGGCCTAAAACGTACGAAAGAGTATTTCAGCTGCTGTTACGCCTAAGGGCAAACATCATCTGGCCGGCTATGCACGAATGCACCAAACCGTTTTATACGGTAGCGGGCAACAAAGAGATGGCCGATAAATACGGCATTGTGATTGGGACTTCTCACTGCGAACAGTTGATGAGGAACAATGCCGGAGAATGGGATAAAAGTAGATATGGGGATTATAATTACCTGACAAATAAAGAAACGGTACTGGCTTATTGGAAAGAGCGATTGCAAGAGGTGGGTTCGTACCAAAACTTTTATACGATTGGCATGCGTGGCGTGCATGATGGAAAGATGGAGGGTCCCAAAACGCTGGATGAGCAGACTGCATTGACGGCAACAATCTTAAACGATCAGCGGAAACTACTGGCAACGTATGTTTCTCCGGCTGTCACTTCCATTCCGCAAGCCATTATTCTTTATAAAGAGGTGCTGGATGTATATAACAACGGACTAAAAGTGCCTGATGATGTAACGCTCGTTTGGTGTGACGATAACTATGGATACATCACCCGCCTCAGCAATGAGGAAGAGCAAAAGAGAAAAGGGGGAGCCGGAGTTTATTATCACATTTCTTATTGGGGACGTCCACACGATTATTTATGGTTGTGCACCACGCCGCCTACTCAGATATATACAGAGATGAAGCGCGCCTGGGACTATGGTTCCCGGAAATTGTGGATACTCAATGTGGGCGACATAAAGCCGGCGGAATATGAAACGGAGTTCTTTATGGATATGGCCTGGAATATAACTGCTGTTAATCCGCAAAAGCTGAACGAACATCTGCAAGCGTGGCTCTCCCGTGAATTTGGCGAAGACTTGAAAGAACCTTTGAGTCGTTTAAAGCAAGAATATTATCGCTTGGCTACTATCCGTAAACCGGAGTTCATGGGTTGGAGCCGGGTGGAGGAACCGAGTGTACCGGGAGGTAAAACTCCCGTACGTGATACGGAATTTAATCCTTTTATGTTTGGCGACGAAGTGCAAAGGCGGATAGAGGATTATAGCCGCTTATCGGACAAGGCTCGCGCGCTGGCAAAAAGGGTTCCTACGCAGCGTCGGGATGCCTACTTTGAATTGATGGAATATCCGATATGTGCTTCCGCTGCAATGAATCATAAATTACTTTATGCGCAGAAGGCGCGGCTTTTAGCCCGTTATAATCTTCCGGCAGCTAATGAATACGATTCTCTGAGTAAGCGGGCTTATGAAGACATTGTATCCTTAACGTATACCTACAACCAAAACATAGCAAAAGGAAAATGGAAGGGAATAATGGACATGAAGCCTCGCAAGCTTGCTGTTTTTGATTCCTGCAAACTGCCCCGAAAGGTAATTGTTGCAGCGAGTAAGTCTGCAATGGTATGGGTCGAGGGAGATTCGCTTTTTTCCGCTCCGGAAACGGTAATCAAGCTGCCTTCTTTTATTAATGGCAAAAGCGAGACTACATTCGTATCATTCTACAATCGCGGAAAGAAACAGATAAACTGGCACACAGAGCATAAACCCGATTGGCTCAAAGTAGTGGAGATTAGTATGCCTGCGAAATTAGAGAAGCGAATATTGATCAGTGTTGATTGGAGTAAATTAAAAGAGAATGCTTTCGCTCAAATGCAGTTGATTGTAGATGGACAGGAGTACAAAGTAGATGCCTCTGCCATTTATAAAGCAGCAGCAAAGAAAGTAGAATTTAACGGCATGGTGGCATGGAACGCTGCAGATTGGGACACCTCTTCGTATTCTCCTGTTGAGATAACCAATGGACTAGGCTATAGCCGGAAAAGTATTTCTTTACCCAAAGGGGAAACGTTGACTTACGACGTGGAGGTATTTAGTACCGGGAAATGTTGCCTCAGAGTGGGCTTAATTCCCAACCATCCGCTCAACGGAGGGCAATTGTGTTATCAGGTTTCTATTGATGGCAAACAGCAACAGGTAATTACTTACAATACAGAGGTCCGTTCGGAACCCTGGAAGATTAATGTATTAAGAAACCTGTCACTAAACACGAGTTATCATCTGTTGCCCCTGTCGGGTAAGCACATCATCAGCATAAAAGCTCTGGACAATGGCATCATTCTCGATCAAATGATGCTTGATTTTCAACCCGGGCGATCGTTCTACGAGATTCCTGTTCCTGATATAAATAAACCTTTATAA